In a genomic window of [Empedobacter] haloabium:
- a CDS encoding EAL domain-containing protein yields MDLLAGTFYVLDESGYFVLWNQQVERVTGLSGERLRGLHMLEVFEPADRPTVAKAFCTVFQQDERVQIEARVRSADGETIPFAFCASRLLVGGGGSYMCGMGMDLSQHHRQREKLELFERGLTAASNGIVITRHEGVDNPIEYVNPAFERISGYGAEEVMGRDSRFMAAPGLDEDQRARLGEAVRAQQPASVVFRNKRKNGELFWNHLSVTPVRDHSRRVTHFIGIIEDITATKQRTSQLEHLVTHDALTGLANRVLLRDRLDHAIHSAQRNHEQVAVVMMDLNKFKEINDTLGHNAGDQVLKNVAQRLQSALRESDTVARLGGDEFVLVLAEQPNLRFTLRMIDRVRRAMAGDMDVEGRILSVGASMGVAVYPSDGRNVHDLLQAADAAMYESKHGGPDAVHFYSPAMASTTAARQHMENALREALDRDDLYLLFQPDVCVETGKILGLEALLRWRHPERGELLPADFLPEAEENGLIVPLGRRVLEDVCSTLRFLAELGYPDLPISINASSREFTQRDYLLHLGRRVAHHGIKPTSLALELHEEQLMHDPEQATRLANGLQELGIRLSVDEFGAGLNNLSCLRRLPVSQLKMTRRRVQEIGATPSDGMLAKTMLDIGHNLNIPVVATGVETRDQHEFLAAHGCSRVQGNYISQPLARPALAAWLTAH; encoded by the coding sequence ATGGACTTGCTGGCCGGGACCTTCTACGTCCTGGACGAATCGGGATACTTCGTATTGTGGAACCAGCAGGTGGAACGGGTCACGGGCCTGTCGGGCGAGCGACTGCGCGGACTGCACATGCTGGAGGTGTTCGAGCCGGCCGACCGCCCGACGGTGGCAAAAGCGTTCTGCACCGTGTTCCAGCAGGACGAGCGCGTGCAGATCGAAGCGCGGGTACGCTCGGCCGACGGCGAGACCATCCCCTTCGCATTCTGCGCGTCGCGCCTGCTGGTCGGCGGTGGCGGCAGTTATATGTGCGGCATGGGCATGGACTTGTCGCAGCACCACCGCCAGCGCGAAAAGCTGGAACTGTTCGAGCGTGGCCTGACGGCGGCCAGCAACGGCATCGTCATCACGCGCCACGAGGGCGTCGACAACCCGATCGAATACGTCAACCCGGCCTTCGAGCGCATCAGCGGCTACGGGGCGGAGGAAGTGATGGGGCGCGATTCGCGCTTCATGGCCGCGCCGGGGCTGGACGAGGACCAGCGCGCCAGGCTGGGCGAAGCGGTGCGGGCACAGCAACCCGCCTCGGTCGTGTTCCGCAACAAGCGCAAGAACGGCGAACTGTTCTGGAATCACCTGTCCGTCACGCCCGTGCGCGACCACAGCCGCCGCGTCACCCACTTCATCGGCATCATCGAGGACATCACGGCCACCAAGCAGCGCACTTCGCAGCTGGAGCACCTCGTCACGCACGACGCGCTGACGGGCCTGGCCAACCGGGTACTGCTGCGCGACCGGCTCGACCATGCGATCCACTCGGCGCAGCGCAACCACGAGCAGGTCGCCGTCGTCATGATGGACCTGAACAAGTTCAAGGAAATCAACGACACGCTGGGCCACAACGCGGGCGACCAGGTGCTGAAGAATGTCGCGCAGCGCCTGCAGTCGGCGCTGCGCGAATCCGATACCGTGGCGCGCCTGGGCGGCGACGAGTTCGTGCTGGTGCTGGCCGAGCAGCCCAACCTGCGCTTCACCTTGCGCATGATCGACCGCGTGCGCCGCGCGATGGCGGGCGACATGGACGTCGAGGGCCGCATCCTGTCGGTGGGTGCCAGCATGGGCGTCGCCGTCTACCCGAGCGATGGCCGCAACGTGCACGACCTGTTGCAGGCGGCGGACGCGGCGATGTACGAGAGCAAGCACGGCGGGCCGGACGCCGTCCACTTCTACTCGCCGGCGATGGCCAGCACGACAGCGGCGCGCCAGCACATGGAAAACGCGCTGCGCGAAGCACTGGACCGCGACGATCTCTATCTGCTGTTCCAGCCGGACGTGTGCGTCGAAACCGGCAAGATCCTCGGCCTGGAAGCGCTGTTGCGCTGGCGCCACCCGGAGCGGGGCGAGCTGCTGCCGGCGGACTTCCTGCCGGAAGCGGAGGAAAACGGCCTGATCGTGCCGCTGGGCCGGCGCGTGCTGGAGGATGTCTGCAGCACCTTGCGCTTCCTGGCCGAGCTGGGCTACCCGGACCTGCCGATCTCGATCAACGCGTCCAGCCGCGAGTTCACGCAGCGCGACTACCTGCTGCACCTGGGCCGGCGCGTCGCCCACCACGGCATCAAGCCCACCAGCCTGGCGCTCGAACTGCACGAGGAACAGCTGATGCACGACCCGGAGCAGGCCACGCGGCTGGCCAACGGGCTGCAGGAGCTGGGCATCAGGCTGTCGGTGGACGAGTTCGGCGCGGGGCTGAACAACCTGTCCTGCCTGCGTCGCCTGCCCGTCAGCCAGCTGAAGATGACGCGGCGCCGGGTGCAGGAAATCGGCGCCACGCCCAGCGACGGCATGCTGGCCAAGACCATGCTCGACATCGGCCACAACCTGAACATCCCGGTCGTGGCGACGGGTGTCGAAACGCGCGACCAGCATGAGTTTCTGGCGGCGCACGGCTGCAGCCGGGTGCAAGGCAACTACATCAGCCAGCCGCTGGCACGGCCCGCGCTGGCGGCCTGGTTGACGGCGCATTAG
- a CDS encoding succinate dehydrogenase assembly factor 2 produces MSPETNREHQADPANRARLRWRARRGLLENDLILTRFLDAHETELTDEEVDAFTRLLDLSDNALMDLVLARSEPQGEIDLPHVHALLARLRRA; encoded by the coding sequence ATGTCACCAGAAACCAACCGTGAACATCAGGCGGACCCCGCCAACCGTGCCCGCCTGCGTTGGCGGGCACGGCGCGGCCTGCTGGAAAACGACCTGATACTGACCCGTTTTCTGGATGCGCACGAAACGGAATTGACTGACGAGGAAGTGGACGCGTTCACGCGGCTCCTCGACTTGTCGGACAATGCGCTGATGGATCTGGTCCTGGCGCGCAGCGAGCCACAAGGCGAGATCGACCTGCCGCACGTGCATGCACTGCTGGCCCGCCTGCGCCGCGCCTGA
- a CDS encoding succinate dehydrogenase iron-sulfur subunit: MARTLKFKIYRYDPDKDTKPYMQDLTVELKDTDKMLLDALQRIKSDVDDSLALRRSCREGVCGSDAMNINGKNGLACTTNLNELTEPIVLRPLPGLPVIRDLIVDMTQFFKQYDSIKPFLINDSIPPEKERLQSPAEREELDGLYECILCACCSTSCPSFWWNPDKFVGPAGLLQAYRFIADSRDEATNQRLDNLEDPYRLFRCHSIMNCVDVCPKGLNPNKAIGKIKELMVRRAI; encoded by the coding sequence ATGGCACGCACTCTCAAATTCAAGATTTACCGCTACGATCCGGACAAGGATACCAAGCCGTACATGCAGGACCTGACCGTCGAGCTGAAGGACACCGACAAGATGCTGCTGGACGCCCTGCAGCGCATCAAGTCCGACGTGGACGACTCGCTGGCCCTGCGCCGCTCGTGCCGCGAAGGCGTGTGCGGTTCGGACGCGATGAACATCAACGGCAAGAACGGCCTGGCCTGCACCACCAACCTGAACGAGCTGACCGAGCCGATCGTGCTGCGTCCGCTGCCTGGCCTGCCGGTGATTCGCGACCTGATCGTCGACATGACGCAGTTCTTCAAGCAGTACGACTCGATCAAGCCGTTCCTGATCAACGACTCGATCCCGCCGGAGAAAGAGCGCCTGCAGAGCCCCGCCGAGCGCGAAGAACTGGACGGCCTGTACGAGTGCATCCTGTGCGCGTGCTGCTCCACGTCGTGCCCGTCGTTCTGGTGGAACCCGGACAAGTTCGTCGGTCCCGCAGGCCTGTTGCAGGCGTACCGCTTCATCGCCGACTCGCGCGACGAAGCGACCAACCAGCGCCTGGACAACCTGGAAGACCCGTACCGCCTGTTCCGCTGCCACTCCATCATGAACTGCGTGGACGTCTGCCCGAAAGGCCTGAACCCGAACAAGGCCATCGGCAAGATCAAGGAACTGATGGTCCGTCGCGCCATCTGA
- a CDS encoding BlaI/MecI/CopY family transcriptional regulator — protein MTAPALPKPTPSELEMLRLLYALGPATAKQVHAAALETRPEQTYATVLRLLQVMHGKGLLTRDESARAHVYAPAQAQDAVQTSLLKDLIHKAFAGSGKALVMAALRGGHVSARERAEIQALLDEDNGRA, from the coding sequence ATGACCGCCCCTGCCCTGCCGAAACCCACGCCGTCCGAACTGGAGATGCTGCGCCTGCTGTACGCGCTCGGGCCCGCCACGGCCAAGCAGGTCCATGCAGCGGCGCTGGAAACCCGGCCGGAGCAGACCTACGCGACCGTGCTGCGGCTGCTGCAGGTAATGCACGGCAAGGGCCTGCTGACGCGCGACGAGAGCGCCCGCGCCCACGTGTACGCGCCGGCCCAGGCGCAGGATGCCGTCCAGACCAGCCTGCTCAAGGACCTGATCCACAAAGCCTTTGCCGGCTCCGGCAAGGCGCTGGTGATGGCGGCGCTGCGCGGCGGCCACGTCAGCGCGCGCGAGCGGGCCGAGATCCAGGCCCTGCTCGACGAAGACAACGGCCGCGCCTGA
- the sdhC gene encoding succinate dehydrogenase, cytochrome b556 subunit — MSEAVREAPRKQRREIRNIHITELVNYRQPFSAIVSIMHRVSGFLMFALLPFILYLLQESIRSEISFAHFQGIASHPFSKLVILALVWGYMHHFCAGIRHLVMDTHIGLDKGSARKSAIIVLVITWAVVILVALKLFGVF, encoded by the coding sequence ATGTCTGAAGCCGTCAGGGAAGCACCGCGCAAGCAACGGCGAGAAATCCGTAACATCCATATTACGGAGCTGGTCAACTATCGCCAGCCGTTCTCCGCCATTGTGTCCATCATGCACCGCGTCAGCGGCTTCCTGATGTTCGCGCTGCTGCCGTTCATCCTGTATCTGCTGCAGGAAAGCATCCGTTCCGAAATCTCCTTCGCCCACTTCCAGGGCATCGCCTCGCACCCGTTCTCGAAACTGGTCATCCTGGCCCTGGTCTGGGGCTACATGCACCACTTCTGCGCCGGCATCCGCCACCTGGTCATGGACACCCACATCGGCCTGGACAAGGGTTCGGCCCGCAAGAGCGCGATCATCGTGCTGGTCATCACCTGGGCGGTCGTCATCCTGGTTGCCCTGAAACTGTTCGGAGTATTCTAA
- the sdhA gene encoding succinate dehydrogenase flavoprotein subunit: protein MAAIKSAIPVRRFDAVIVGAGGSGMRASLQLAEAGLNVAVLSKVFPTRSHTVAAQGGIGASLGNMAEDNWFWHMFDTVKGGDYLGDQDAIEFMCREAPKVVYELEHFGMPFDRNPDGTIYQRPFGGHTANFGEKAVQRACAAADRTGHALLHTLYQRNVRARTHFFVEWMALDLIRDADGDVLGVVALEMETGEVMMLQAKTTIFATGGAGRIFAASTNAFINTGDGMGMAARAGLPLQDMEFWQFHPTGVSGAGVLITEGVRGEGGILINSQGERFMERYAPTLKDLAPRDFVSRSMDQEIKEGRGCGPNKDHVLLDLRHIGKDTIEKRLPSILEIGHKFANVDATKEPIPVVPTIHYQMGGIPTNIHGQVVTPAGDGTQKIVNGLYAIGECACVSVHGANRLGTNSLLDLVVFGRAAGNHVVAQKLAPKEHKNLPADAADFALDRLNRLETSTGSEKVQGVANDIRATMQKYCGVFRTDDLLKQGFQEIMKLDERRKHVSFKDKSKVFNTARVEALELDNLIETAKATITSAVARKESRGAHAHSDFPNRDDDNWMKHTLWFSEGNRLEYKPVVTKPLTVETFKPKARTF, encoded by the coding sequence GTGGCAGCTATCAAATCTGCAATCCCTGTCCGCCGCTTCGACGCGGTGATCGTTGGCGCCGGCGGTTCCGGCATGCGCGCTTCCCTGCAACTGGCGGAAGCCGGCCTGAACGTGGCCGTGCTGTCCAAGGTGTTCCCGACCCGCTCCCACACCGTGGCGGCGCAGGGCGGCATCGGCGCCTCGCTGGGCAATATGGCGGAAGACAACTGGTTCTGGCACATGTTCGACACCGTCAAGGGCGGCGACTACCTGGGCGACCAGGATGCGATCGAATTCATGTGCCGCGAAGCACCGAAGGTCGTGTACGAGCTGGAACACTTCGGCATGCCGTTCGACCGTAACCCGGACGGCACCATCTACCAGCGTCCGTTCGGCGGCCATACCGCCAACTTCGGCGAGAAAGCCGTGCAGCGCGCCTGCGCCGCGGCCGACCGTACCGGCCACGCGCTGCTGCACACCCTGTATCAGCGTAATGTCCGCGCCCGCACCCACTTCTTCGTCGAGTGGATGGCGCTGGACCTGATCCGCGACGCCGACGGCGACGTGCTGGGCGTGGTCGCCCTGGAAATGGAAACGGGCGAAGTCATGATGCTGCAGGCGAAGACGACGATCTTCGCCACCGGCGGTGCCGGCCGCATCTTCGCCGCCTCCACCAACGCGTTCATCAACACCGGCGACGGCATGGGCATGGCGGCACGCGCCGGCCTGCCGCTGCAGGACATGGAATTCTGGCAGTTCCACCCGACCGGCGTGTCCGGCGCGGGCGTCCTGATCACGGAAGGCGTGCGCGGCGAGGGCGGTATCCTGATCAACTCGCAAGGCGAGCGCTTCATGGAGCGCTACGCGCCGACGCTGAAGGACCTGGCGCCGCGCGACTTCGTGTCCCGTTCGATGGACCAGGAGATCAAGGAAGGCCGCGGCTGCGGTCCGAACAAGGACCACGTACTGCTGGACCTGCGCCACATCGGCAAGGACACCATCGAGAAGCGCCTGCCGTCGATCCTGGAGATCGGCCACAAGTTCGCCAACGTCGATGCGACCAAGGAACCGATCCCGGTCGTGCCGACGATTCACTACCAGATGGGCGGTATCCCGACCAATATCCACGGCCAGGTCGTGACCCCTGCGGGCGACGGCACTCAGAAGATCGTCAATGGCCTGTACGCGATCGGCGAGTGCGCCTGCGTCTCGGTGCACGGCGCCAACCGCCTGGGCACCAACTCGCTGCTGGACCTGGTGGTGTTCGGCCGCGCGGCCGGCAACCACGTCGTCGCGCAGAAGCTGGCACCGAAGGAGCACAAGAACCTGCCGGCCGACGCCGCCGACTTCGCGCTGGACCGCCTGAACCGCCTGGAAACCTCGACCGGTTCCGAGAAGGTGCAGGGCGTGGCCAACGACATCCGCGCCACGATGCAGAAATACTGCGGCGTGTTCCGTACCGACGACCTGCTGAAGCAAGGCTTCCAGGAGATCATGAAGCTGGACGAGCGCCGCAAGCACGTGTCGTTCAAGGACAAGTCGAAGGTCTTCAACACCGCCCGCGTGGAAGCGCTGGAGCTGGACAACCTGATCGAGACGGCCAAGGCCACGATCACGTCCGCCGTGGCGCGCAAGGAATCGCGCGGCGCCCACGCGCACAGCGATTTCCCGAACCGCGACGACGACAACTGGATGAAGCACACGCTGTGGTTCTCCGAAGGCAACCGCCTGGAGTACAAGCCTGTCGTCACCAAACCGCTGACGGTCGAAACCTTCAAGCCAAAAGCACGTACTTTCTAA
- a CDS encoding MEDS domain-containing protein, translating to MHIHTTHRSSGIDAVGSIPWGSHFCQFYRTEADLAETLVPFFQAGLDANESCLWVTSQSLDAGRAAALMAQAIPGFDAYVASGQMEIVSISDWYKPGDKFDPDIVLNGWIERERRSRALGFAGLRLTGDTIWVERSGWADFMDYERKVNGAFRHYNLVALCTYCMETCSAEDVIDVCRHHEFALTRRDGAWEVLESSSLKLAKEELVRLNAELEDRVESRTAALNAAVRARDEFLAMLGHELRNPLAPIRSAADVIRALAPAGSPIADSSTILTRQVGHLTRLVDDLLDVARITQGHIQVNLQETALADIVDMAVEQARPLIDQRGHALTVTLPGRGVKVLADGTRLAQVFGNLLHNAAKYTPNGGSVGIAASVDDGTAVITVTDSGAGIPADMLDAVFGLFTQLPRSLDRSDGGLGIGLTLARRIVELHGGSIAAHSDGPDRGSRFTVELALATPAVATTPALAAPAAVEPAVSRRVLIVDDNADARELMATLLSLHGYEVDTAADGESALLQAATLTPDVVMLDIGLPGIDGYETARRLRAMPAMAHKRLIALTGYGQPGDLAASRAAGFDEHILKPAQLDDVLAKVAVAAQGRNEPQVSGH from the coding sequence TTGCACATCCATACTACGCACCGCAGCTCCGGTATCGACGCCGTCGGCAGCATCCCGTGGGGCTCGCACTTCTGCCAGTTCTACCGCACCGAGGCCGACCTGGCCGAAACGCTGGTACCCTTCTTCCAGGCCGGGCTGGACGCCAACGAATCCTGCCTGTGGGTGACCTCGCAGTCGCTGGATGCCGGCCGCGCCGCCGCGCTGATGGCGCAGGCGATTCCCGGCTTCGACGCTTACGTGGCCAGCGGCCAGATGGAAATCGTCTCGATCTCGGACTGGTACAAGCCGGGCGACAAGTTCGACCCCGACATCGTGCTGAACGGCTGGATCGAGCGCGAACGCCGCTCGCGCGCCCTCGGCTTCGCCGGCCTGCGCCTGACGGGCGACACGATCTGGGTCGAGCGCTCCGGCTGGGCCGATTTCATGGACTACGAGCGCAAGGTCAACGGTGCCTTCCGCCACTACAACCTGGTGGCGTTGTGTACCTATTGCATGGAGACATGCAGCGCGGAGGATGTGATCGACGTCTGCCGCCACCACGAGTTCGCGCTGACCCGCCGCGACGGCGCCTGGGAAGTGCTGGAAAGCTCGTCGCTGAAGCTGGCGAAGGAAGAGCTGGTGCGGCTGAACGCGGAACTGGAGGACCGGGTCGAGTCGCGCACCGCCGCGCTGAACGCGGCCGTGCGGGCGCGCGACGAGTTCCTGGCCATGCTGGGCCACGAGCTGCGCAATCCGCTGGCGCCGATCCGCTCGGCGGCGGACGTGATCCGCGCGCTGGCGCCAGCCGGTTCGCCCATTGCCGACAGCTCGACGATCCTGACCCGCCAGGTCGGGCACCTGACGCGCCTCGTCGACGACCTGCTGGACGTGGCCCGCATCACGCAAGGCCATATCCAGGTCAACCTGCAGGAAACGGCGCTGGCGGACATCGTCGACATGGCCGTCGAGCAGGCTCGCCCGCTGATCGACCAGCGCGGCCATGCGCTGACGGTCACCCTGCCTGGCCGCGGCGTCAAGGTGCTGGCCGACGGCACCCGCCTGGCCCAGGTGTTCGGCAACCTGCTGCACAACGCCGCCAAGTACACGCCCAATGGCGGCAGCGTCGGTATCGCGGCCAGCGTCGACGACGGCACGGCCGTCATCACCGTCACGGACTCCGGCGCCGGCATCCCGGCCGACATGCTCGATGCCGTGTTCGGCCTGTTCACCCAACTGCCGCGCTCGCTGGACCGTTCCGATGGCGGCCTGGGCATCGGCCTGACCTTGGCGCGCCGCATCGTCGAGCTGCATGGCGGCAGCATCGCCGCGCACAGCGACGGTCCGGACCGGGGCAGCCGCTTTACGGTGGAACTGGCGCTGGCCACGCCCGCCGTTGCCACGACACCCGCCCTGGCCGCACCGGCCGCGGTCGAGCCAGCGGTGAGCCGCCGCGTGCTGATCGTCGACGACAACGCCGACGCGCGCGAATTGATGGCAACGCTGTTGTCGTTGCACGGCTACGAGGTGGACACGGCGGCCGACGGCGAAAGCGCCCTGCTGCAGGCCGCGACGCTGACGCCGGACGTCGTCATGCTCGACATCGGCCTGCCCGGCATCGACGGCTACGAAACGGCGCGGCGCCTGCGCGCCATGCCCGCCATGGCGCACAAGCGCCTGATCGCGCTGACGGGTTACGGCCAGCCGGGCGACCTGGCTGCCTCGCGGGCGGCCGGCTTCGACGAGCATATCTTGAAACCGGCGCAGCTGGACGACGTGCTGGCAAAGGTGGCGGTAGCGGCCCAAGGCCGCAACGAACCCCAGGTATCTGGCCACTGA
- a CDS encoding GntR family transcriptional regulator: protein MKSWSMNPVTPNQTSPGSTANAPAAPATGATAAAPAGTAAPAPASSSGSAAQAVASPTFSPLYQQIKALITQSLQSGEWKPGEMIPSEVELANRYKVSQGTVRKAIDELAADNLVMRRQGKGTFVSTHHEARAHIRFLRLRPDEGVPHYPESRFLEVKRLRAPADVARLLELKSGDAIIYIKRVQSFDGIPTIIEEQWLPGQLFKGLTAERLSEYKGPMYGLFESEFGTRMIRADEKVRAVVAGAEDAALLGVDAGTPLLSAERVSFTYGDKPVELRRGLYLTTRHHYQNDLN, encoded by the coding sequence GTGAAATCGTGGTCTATGAATCCCGTCACGCCCAACCAGACCAGTCCAGGCAGCACAGCAAATGCGCCGGCTGCGCCGGCCACGGGCGCGACGGCCGCCGCCCCTGCCGGCACCGCCGCGCCCGCGCCGGCATCTTCCTCAGGCAGCGCCGCCCAGGCCGTCGCTTCGCCCACGTTCTCGCCGCTGTACCAGCAGATCAAGGCGCTGATCACGCAGAGCCTGCAGTCCGGCGAGTGGAAGCCGGGCGAGATGATCCCCAGCGAGGTCGAGCTGGCCAACCGCTATAAAGTCAGCCAGGGCACCGTGCGCAAGGCGATCGACGAGCTGGCGGCCGACAACCTGGTCATGCGCCGCCAGGGCAAGGGCACGTTCGTGTCCACCCACCACGAGGCGCGCGCCCACATCCGTTTCCTGCGCCTGCGCCCGGACGAGGGCGTGCCCCATTATCCCGAGAGCCGCTTCCTGGAAGTCAAGCGCCTGCGCGCCCCGGCGGACGTGGCCCGGCTGCTGGAACTGAAGTCCGGCGACGCCATCATCTATATCAAGCGGGTGCAGTCGTTCGACGGCATCCCCACGATCATCGAGGAACAATGGCTGCCGGGCCAGCTGTTCAAGGGCCTGACGGCTGAGCGCCTGTCCGAGTACAAGGGGCCGATGTACGGCCTGTTCGAATCCGAGTTCGGCACCCGCATGATCCGCGCCGACGAGAAGGTGCGCGCCGTGGTGGCCGGGGCGGAGGATGCCGCGCTGCTGGGCGTCGATGCCGGCACGCCGCTGCTGTCGGCCGAGCGGGTCTCGTTCACCTACGGCGACAAGCCGGTCGAGCTGCGCCGCGGCCTGTACCTGACCACCCGTCACCATTACCAGAACGACCTGAACTAG
- the gltA gene encoding citrate synthase: protein MNISENKATLSFSDGSPSVEFPIYKGTVGPDVIDIRKLYGGTGKFTYDPGFMSTASCNSSITYIDGDKGELQYRGYPIEQLAVNADFMETCYLLLNGELPTEAQKSAFVDTVTKHTMVHEQMQFFFRGFRRDAHPMSVLVGTVGALASFYHDSLDINDAKQREISAIRLIAKMPTLVAMAYKYSIGQPFMYPRNDLSYSANFMRMMFGNPCEEYKVNDVLVRALDRILILHADHEQNASTSTVRLAGSSGANPFACIAAGIACLWGPAHGGANEAALTMLKEIGSVDNIPAFIEKVKDKNSGVKLMGFGHRVYKNFDPRAKLMRETCHEVLEELGLQDDPLFKLAMELEKIALNDEYFVSRKLYPNVDFYSGIVQSALGIPVSLFTGIFAMARTIGWIAQWNEMIADPEQKIGRPRQLFVGATTRDVPPLKDRK from the coding sequence ATGAATATCTCTGAAAACAAAGCCACTCTGTCGTTCTCCGACGGCAGCCCGTCGGTCGAATTCCCGATCTACAAGGGTACCGTCGGCCCGGACGTCATCGACATCCGCAAGCTGTACGGCGGCACCGGCAAGTTCACGTACGACCCGGGCTTCATGTCCACCGCGTCGTGCAATTCGTCGATCACCTACATCGACGGCGACAAGGGCGAGCTGCAATACCGCGGCTACCCGATCGAGCAGCTGGCCGTGAACGCCGACTTCATGGAAACCTGCTACCTGCTGCTGAACGGCGAACTGCCGACCGAAGCGCAGAAGTCCGCCTTCGTCGACACCGTCACCAAGCACACGATGGTGCACGAGCAGATGCAGTTCTTCTTCCGTGGCTTCCGCCGCGACGCGCACCCGATGTCGGTGCTGGTCGGTACCGTCGGCGCGCTGGCGTCGTTCTACCACGACTCGCTGGACATCAACGATGCCAAGCAGCGCGAGATCTCGGCGATCCGCCTGATCGCCAAGATGCCGACCCTGGTCGCGATGGCATACAAGTACTCGATCGGCCAGCCGTTCATGTACCCGCGCAACGACCTGTCGTACAGCGCCAACTTCATGCGCATGATGTTCGGTAACCCATGCGAAGAGTACAAGGTCAACGACGTGCTGGTGCGCGCGCTGGACCGCATCCTGATCCTGCACGCCGACCACGAGCAGAACGCGTCGACGTCGACGGTGCGCCTGGCCGGTTCGTCGGGCGCCAACCCGTTCGCCTGTATCGCTGCCGGTATCGCCTGCCTGTGGGGCCCTGCCCACGGCGGCGCCAACGAAGCGGCACTGACGATGCTCAAGGAAATCGGCTCGGTCGACAACATCCCGGCCTTCATCGAGAAGGTCAAGGACAAGAACTCCGGCGTGAAGCTGATGGGCTTCGGTCACCGCGTGTACAAGAACTTCGACCCACGTGCGAAGCTGATGCGCGAAACCTGCCACGAGGTGCTGGAAGAGCTGGGCCTGCAGGACGACCCGCTGTTCAAGCTGGCGATGGAACTGGAAAAGATCGCGCTGAACGACGAGTACTTCGTCTCGCGCAAGCTGTACCCGAACGTCGACTTCTACTCGGGCATCGTGCAGTCGGCCCTGGGCATCCCGGTCTCGCTGTTCACCGGTATCTTCGCGATGGCCCGCACCATCGGCTGGATCGCCCAGTGGAACGAGATGATCGCCGATCCGGAACAGAAGATCGGCCGTCCACGCCAGCTGTTCGTCGGCGCCACCACGCGCGACGTGCCGCCGCTGAAGGATCGCAAGTAA
- the sdhD gene encoding succinate dehydrogenase, hydrophobic membrane anchor protein → MKNNIGSKRLVVGAGYGLGEFLAQRATAVVMVVYTVVLLVSFLTGSNFTYEGWAGLFAQTWFKLFTLATLIGLFYHAWIGVVSIYQDYIKNIAVRFILHTASAMWLVACAVWSVQILWSV, encoded by the coding sequence ATGAAAAACAATATCGGATCGAAGCGCCTCGTGGTGGGCGCCGGCTACGGCCTGGGCGAATTCCTGGCGCAGCGCGCCACCGCCGTCGTGATGGTGGTGTACACCGTCGTGCTGCTGGTCTCCTTCCTGACCGGCAGTAACTTCACCTATGAAGGCTGGGCCGGCCTGTTCGCCCAGACCTGGTTCAAGCTGTTCACGCTGGCCACCCTGATCGGCCTGTTCTACCACGCCTGGATCGGCGTCGTCAGCATCTACCAGGATTACATCAAGAACATCGCCGTTCGTTTCATCCTGCATACCGCCTCCGCCATGTGGCTGGTGGCTTGCGCCGTCTGGTCGGTGCAGATACTCTGGAGTGTTTAA